A window of Blastomonas sp. SL216 contains these coding sequences:
- the rpiB gene encoding ribose 5-phosphate isomerase B, whose translation MTSSPVTIALASDHAAVGLKAELAAWLREQGHAVTDLGPDSADSVDYPDYGFKLADHVAGGAAAFGVALCGSGIGISIAVNRNPGCRCALVSDHLSAALSRQHNNANVIAMGARLIGIDTAKDCLATFLATPFEGGRHERRVAKLTPA comes from the coding sequence ATGACCTCGTCCCCCGTCACCATCGCGCTGGCATCCGACCATGCAGCGGTCGGCCTGAAGGCAGAACTGGCCGCCTGGCTGCGCGAGCAGGGCCATGCCGTCACCGATCTTGGCCCGGACAGTGCCGACAGCGTCGACTATCCCGATTACGGCTTCAAGCTGGCCGATCATGTCGCCGGCGGAGCAGCCGCATTCGGCGTGGCCCTGTGCGGATCGGGCATCGGCATATCGATCGCCGTCAACCGCAATCCCGGCTGCCGCTGCGCTTTGGTGTCCGATCATCTTTCCGCCGCCCTGTCGCGCCAGCACAACAACGCGAACGTCATCGCCATGGGTGCGCGGCTGATCGGAATCGATACCGCCAAGGACTGCCTTGCCACCTTCCTCGCCACCCCGTTCGAAGGCGGCCGCCACGAACGCCGCGTGGCCAAGCTGACCCCGGCCTGA
- a CDS encoding NepR family anti-sigma factor: MLVHRDNDDQSGGDKAAAGRPASGAKPHLVSKTPDPAAPEPAAGDASPGDDGKSHLIGDALKSVYQRTLEEEIPDDFLDLLKQLK; encoded by the coding sequence ATGCTCGTGCATCGTGACAATGACGATCAATCCGGGGGTGACAAAGCTGCCGCCGGCCGCCCCGCCTCTGGTGCGAAGCCGCATCTTGTGAGCAAGACCCCCGATCCCGCCGCCCCCGAACCGGCAGCCGGCGACGCAAGCCCTGGCGATGACGGCAAATCGCACCTGATCGGCGATGCGCTCAAGTCCGTGTATCAGCGCACGCTGGAAGAGGAGATTCCAGACGACTTTCTGGATTTGCTCAAGCAGTTGAAATAA
- the nrdR gene encoding transcriptional regulator NrdR — protein MRCPFCAHENSQVKDSRPTEDGAAIRRRRQCESCGARFTTFERIQLRDIMVVKSENRREPFNRAKIEKSVAVACRKRGIDQERIDQLVSGIQRQIETSGENEVHSREIGGMVMDGLRMLDSVAYIRFASVYRDFSEAKDFEEFASTVKDVGGA, from the coding sequence ATGAGATGCCCGTTTTGCGCGCACGAAAACAGCCAGGTCAAGGATAGCCGCCCCACCGAAGACGGGGCGGCCATCCGCAGGCGGCGCCAGTGCGAAAGCTGCGGCGCGCGCTTCACCACGTTCGAGCGCATCCAGTTGCGCGACATCATGGTGGTGAAGAGCGAGAACCGCCGCGAACCCTTCAACCGCGCCAAGATCGAGAAATCGGTCGCGGTCGCCTGCCGCAAGCGCGGGATCGATCAGGAACGGATCGACCAGCTCGTCTCCGGCATCCAGCGCCAGATCGAAACCTCGGGCGAGAACGAGGTCCATTCGCGCGAGATCGGCGGGATGGTGATGGACGGCCTGCGCATGCTCGATTCGGTCGCCTATATCCGCTTCGCATCGGTCTATCGCGATTTCAGCGAGGCCAAGGATTTCGAGGAATTCGCCAGCACCGTGAAGGATGTCGGCGGTGCCTGA
- a CDS encoding S41 family peptidase: MRYLVGLMASSALLLTGCGGGGGGSAASPTPTPVATAPAPAPAPTPSPTCSLSARQAFARDVLDEWYLFPELLVTSANPASFTTVQGYIDALTATARQQGKDRFFTFITSIAEENAFLASGESAGIGIRLSIDTPARRVLISEAFEGAPGLAAGIDRGDEITAIGTSSATLRNVSDIIAAEGSAGITSALGPNTAGLTRVLRVSRGGTSREVTVTKAVFDLPAVSSRYGSRIIQDGSRQIGYINLRTFISSADAPLRSAFASFRAAGVTEFIIDFRYNGGGLVSTAELMGDLLGGNRTGADLFSGIRFRASKSSRNENVFFAPRAESVSPVKIAFIGTGATASASELVINSMAPYLGRNLALIGANTFGKPVGQIALDRSACDDRVRVVAFSSVNSRSQGEYFNGLASTLDVTCQAPDDLTRPLGDPQESSIRTALDFLAGRSCTAIALSGPSGNIAGQSQRGMIASDRELLVPDAPSPAQREVPGLF, encoded by the coding sequence ATGCGCTATCTTGTCGGCCTCATGGCCAGTTCCGCTTTGCTTCTCACCGGTTGTGGCGGAGGCGGCGGCGGCAGTGCCGCCAGCCCGACGCCGACCCCGGTCGCAACGGCCCCGGCACCCGCGCCTGCCCCGACGCCCAGCCCGACCTGCTCGCTGTCCGCCCGCCAGGCCTTTGCCCGCGATGTGCTCGACGAATGGTATCTCTTCCCCGAACTGCTGGTGACCAGCGCCAACCCGGCCAGCTTCACCACGGTTCAAGGCTATATCGACGCGCTGACCGCCACCGCGCGGCAGCAGGGCAAGGACCGGTTCTTCACCTTCATCACCTCGATCGCAGAGGAAAATGCGTTTCTCGCCAGCGGCGAAAGCGCTGGCATCGGCATTCGTCTGTCGATCGATACGCCCGCGCGCCGGGTGCTGATCAGCGAGGCCTTTGAAGGCGCGCCCGGCCTGGCCGCCGGAATCGATCGCGGCGACGAGATCACTGCCATCGGGACGAGCAGCGCAACCTTGCGCAATGTCAGCGACATCATCGCGGCCGAAGGATCTGCCGGGATCACCAGCGCGCTCGGCCCGAATACCGCCGGGCTGACCCGCGTGCTGCGCGTCTCGCGCGGCGGCACATCGCGCGAAGTCACCGTGACCAAGGCGGTGTTCGATCTTCCCGCCGTGTCGAGCCGCTATGGCTCACGGATCATCCAGGATGGCAGCCGCCAGATCGGCTATATCAACCTGCGCACCTTCATCTCGTCGGCCGATGCTCCGCTGCGCAGCGCCTTTGCCAGCTTCCGCGCCGCCGGGGTGACCGAATTCATCATCGATTTCCGCTATAATGGCGGGGGGCTGGTTTCCACGGCAGAGCTCATGGGCGATCTGCTCGGCGGCAACCGGACGGGCGCCGACCTGTTCTCGGGCATCCGCTTCCGCGCGTCCAAATCCTCGCGCAACGAGAATGTGTTCTTCGCCCCGCGCGCGGAATCGGTGAGCCCGGTCAAGATCGCCTTTATCGGCACCGGAGCCACCGCCTCGGCCAGCGAACTGGTCATCAACTCCATGGCCCCCTATCTCGGCCGCAATCTGGCGCTGATCGGAGCGAACACCTTCGGCAAGCCTGTCGGCCAGATCGCGCTCGATCGCAGCGCCTGCGACGACCGGGTGCGCGTGGTCGCGTTCAGCTCGGTCAACTCACGCAGCCAGGGCGAATATTTCAACGGCCTGGCGAGCACGCTCGACGTGACCTGCCAGGCGCCGGATGACCTGACCCGTCCGCTGGGGGATCCGCAGGAAAGCTCGATCCGGACCGCGCTCGATTTCCTCGCCGGGCGCAGCTGCACCGCGATCGCGTTGAGCGGGCCATCGGGCAATATCGCGGGCCAGTCGCAGCGCGGCATGATCGCCAGTGACCGCGAGCTGCTGGTGCCCGATGCCCCCAGCCCTGCCCAGCGCGAGGTGCCCGGGCTGTTTTGA
- a CDS encoding S9 family peptidase produces MYWQYDIDIACCLLSRQFYSASLGSGSGMGFSIRAAGIILGLMTATAQAALAAQSEQAAGATDMAQLFGAREMATNASLSPDGKRLVYLSPTSGQGVAVMVADLVPTPQSPRGVFRVDGNPERIESCHWSGNDRLVCRLFASIEVDGRPLYASRLIAVDAAGGEVKVINVLKGGTGMRLGVALSGGNVIDWNPSEDGSIMMAREYFPQEAVSSSGSATMIAQKKSGLGVDLVDTRTLRSKAVEQPDVEASEFISDGYGHVRIKGTTSTRANAEIGLRRYYYRKADSREWLPLSTVDKSRQGFDPFAVDPKINVVYGLNRVNGRLAAFSRTLDGSDAETLLFAHPEVDVSGFARIGRRGRVIGVRYTTDAGQIHYIDPDVQKMLAQLAKAIPHLPIVEVVESSEDERKMLIWAGSDTNAGRFFLFDRDAKTLGNLLAMRPGLEQVALGKMQSITYPARDGTQIPAYLTLPPGKSSAAGLPVIVMPHGGPESRDVWQFDWLPQFFAQRGYAVLQPNFRGSAGYGQGWLKRNAFQDWQIAIGDVNDGAHWLAREGADAKRMAIFGWSYGGYAALQSNVLEPDLFKAVVAVAPVTDLALLRNNSNGWSDYAYLRDFLGEGKHIKEGSPAQNAAAIKAPVLMFHGDIDRNVDVGHARLMDEKLKDAGRSSELHIYKDRDHYLEDGEIRAEMLRTSAAFIEKAFGGS; encoded by the coding sequence TTGTATTGGCAATACGATATTGATATTGCCTGTTGTTTGTTATCCCGCCAATTCTACTCCGCAAGTCTAGGGAGTGGATCTGGAATGGGTTTTTCTATCAGGGCGGCGGGCATCATCTTGGGCCTGATGACCGCAACTGCTCAGGCAGCGCTGGCGGCTCAGAGCGAGCAGGCCGCCGGCGCGACGGACATGGCGCAGTTGTTCGGGGCGCGGGAGATGGCCACGAACGCCAGCCTTTCGCCCGATGGCAAGAGGCTGGTCTATCTGTCGCCTACAAGCGGGCAGGGGGTGGCTGTGATGGTCGCTGATCTGGTTCCGACGCCGCAATCGCCGCGCGGGGTGTTCCGGGTCGATGGCAATCCTGAACGCATCGAATCGTGCCACTGGTCGGGTAACGATCGGCTGGTATGCAGGCTTTTCGCATCGATCGAGGTCGATGGCAGGCCGCTTTATGCCTCGCGCCTGATCGCGGTCGATGCCGCAGGGGGCGAGGTGAAGGTCATCAATGTCCTCAAAGGCGGAACGGGCATGCGGCTCGGCGTGGCGCTGAGTGGTGGCAATGTCATCGACTGGAACCCGTCCGAGGATGGCAGCATCATGATGGCGCGCGAATATTTTCCGCAAGAGGCCGTCAGTTCTTCCGGATCGGCCACGATGATTGCCCAGAAGAAATCCGGTTTGGGCGTCGACCTGGTCGATACCCGCACGCTGCGCAGCAAGGCAGTCGAACAGCCCGATGTCGAGGCCAGCGAGTTCATTTCGGACGGCTATGGCCATGTGCGGATCAAGGGCACGACGTCAACGCGGGCCAATGCCGAGATCGGCCTGCGGCGCTATTACTATCGCAAGGCAGACAGCAGGGAATGGTTGCCGCTGAGCACGGTGGACAAGAGCCGGCAGGGCTTTGATCCCTTTGCCGTCGATCCCAAGATCAACGTCGTCTACGGTCTGAACCGCGTGAACGGTCGATTGGCTGCATTCAGCCGTACACTCGATGGTAGCGACGCCGAAACGCTTTTGTTTGCGCATCCCGAGGTCGACGTGAGCGGCTTTGCCCGGATCGGTCGGCGCGGGCGCGTGATCGGCGTGCGCTACACAACCGACGCAGGCCAGATCCACTATATCGATCCCGATGTGCAGAAGATGCTGGCGCAATTGGCAAAGGCCATCCCGCACCTGCCGATCGTCGAGGTGGTCGAATCCAGCGAGGATGAGCGCAAGATGCTGATCTGGGCGGGAAGCGACACCAATGCCGGGCGCTTTTTCCTGTTTGATCGCGACGCCAAGACGCTGGGCAACCTTCTGGCGATGCGGCCGGGGCTTGAGCAGGTGGCGCTCGGCAAGATGCAGTCGATCACCTATCCGGCCCGCGACGGCACCCAGATTCCCGCCTATCTCACCCTGCCGCCCGGCAAGTCCAGCGCGGCCGGGTTGCCCGTCATCGTCATGCCCCATGGTGGACCGGAATCGCGAGATGTCTGGCAGTTTGACTGGCTGCCACAATTCTTTGCGCAGCGTGGCTATGCGGTACTGCAGCCCAATTTCCGGGGATCAGCGGGCTATGGTCAGGGTTGGCTGAAGCGCAACGCATTCCAGGATTGGCAAATCGCCATCGGGGACGTCAACGATGGTGCACACTGGCTGGCCAGGGAAGGAGCCGATGCCAAGCGCATGGCGATCTTCGGATGGTCCTATGGAGGCTATGCGGCGCTGCAATCCAATGTGCTGGAGCCGGACCTGTTCAAGGCGGTCGTTGCCGTCGCACCGGTGACCGATCTCGCCCTGCTGCGCAACAACAGCAATGGTTGGTCGGACTATGCCTATCTGCGCGATTTTCTGGGCGAGGGCAAACATATCAAGGAAGGCTCGCCAGCGCAGAACGCTGCCGCAATCAAGGCACCGGTCCTGATGTTCCACGGCGATATTGATCGCAATGTCGATGTCGGGCATGCCAGGCTGATGGATGAAAAGCTCAAGGATGCCGGGCGCAGTTCCGAGCTGCACATCTACAAGGACCGTGACCATTATCTGGAGGATGGCGAAATTCGCGCCGAAATGCTGCGCACGAGTGCCGCGTTCATCGAAAAGGCGTTTGGCGGATCGTGA
- the rpsD gene encoding 30S ribosomal protein S4: MSKRNSAKYKLDRRMGENIWGRPKSPVNKREYGPGQHGQRRKGKVSDFGLQLRAKQKLKGYYGEITEKQFKKNYTEASRMKGDTSQNLIGLLEQRLDMVVYRAKFAPTIFSARQIVSHGHIRVNGVKCNIASRKVKPGDVVSLGKKAQEMALVIEAQGLAERDIPDYVAPDGTDKVTFTRIPTLDEVPYPVKMEPNLVVEFYSR; encoded by the coding sequence GTGTCCAAACGCAACAGTGCAAAGTACAAGCTTGATCGCCGCATGGGCGAGAACATTTGGGGTCGCCCCAAGTCGCCCGTCAACAAGCGCGAATATGGTCCCGGCCAGCATGGCCAGCGTCGCAAGGGCAAGGTTTCGGACTTCGGTCTGCAGCTGCGCGCCAAGCAGAAGCTCAAGGGCTATTACGGTGAAATCACCGAAAAGCAGTTCAAGAAGAACTACACCGAAGCCAGCCGTATGAAGGGCGATACCAGCCAGAACCTGATCGGTCTGCTGGAACAGCGCCTCGACATGGTCGTGTACCGCGCCAAGTTCGCGCCGACCATCTTCTCGGCTCGCCAGATCGTCAGCCACGGCCACATCCGCGTCAACGGCGTGAAGTGCAACATCGCATCGCGCAAGGTGAAGCCGGGCGACGTCGTGTCGCTGGGCAAGAAGGCGCAGGAAATGGCGCTGGTCATCGAAGCACAGGGCCTGGCCGAGCGTGACATCCCCGATTATGTCGCGCCCGACGGCACCGACAAGGTCACCTTCACCCGCATTCCGACGCTGGACGAAGTGCCCTATCCGGTGAAGATGGAACCCAATCTGGTCGTCGAATTCTATTCGCGCTGA
- a CDS encoding RNA methyltransferase, with protein sequence MPEGVIPPPVFILVRPQLGENIGKAARAMLNFGLTDMRLVAPRDGWPNPSAGPAASGADLVLERAQVFESVAEAVADCHHVYATTVRKRGVTKPVVTPEAAARAMVAAPGRSAILFGPERSGLETDDVAIAHDILTVPINPEFGSLNLAQAVILVAYEWSKTGGQGLASPPQVDLDPPAPMEELDGMYDQLCGMLEEKNYFFPESRAAVSRRTLRNLVTKPQWNSNEVRTFRGVLSTLGKPPRKPVS encoded by the coding sequence GTGCCTGAGGGAGTGATTCCGCCGCCTGTATTCATCCTGGTCCGACCGCAGCTTGGCGAGAATATCGGCAAGGCGGCGCGGGCGATGCTGAATTTCGGCCTGACCGACATGCGCCTGGTCGCGCCGCGCGATGGCTGGCCCAATCCGTCCGCAGGGCCCGCGGCCTCGGGCGCGGATCTGGTGCTGGAACGCGCGCAGGTGTTCGAGAGCGTCGCAGAGGCCGTCGCCGATTGCCATCACGTCTATGCCACCACCGTGCGCAAGCGCGGTGTCACCAAGCCCGTCGTCACCCCCGAGGCGGCAGCGCGCGCGATGGTGGCCGCGCCGGGGCGCAGCGCGATCCTGTTCGGTCCCGAACGCTCGGGGCTGGAAACCGATGATGTCGCGATTGCGCACGATATCCTGACCGTGCCGATCAATCCCGAATTCGGATCATTGAACCTCGCCCAGGCCGTAATCCTGGTCGCCTATGAATGGTCCAAGACCGGCGGCCAGGGTCTTGCCTCCCCGCCCCAGGTCGATCTCGACCCGCCCGCGCCGATGGAAGAGCTTGACGGCATGTACGATCAGCTGTGCGGCATGCTGGAGGAGAAGAACTATTTCTTCCCCGAAAGCCGGGCTGCGGTCAGCCGCCGGACCTTGCGCAACCTCGTCACCAAGCCGCAATGGAACAGCAACGAGGTCCGCACCTTTCGCGGCGTGCTGAGCACGCTCGGCAAACCGCCCCGCAAGCCGGTGAGCTGA
- a CDS encoding serine hydroxymethyltransferase yields the protein MSTNPALTEIRSSGFFSEGLAVTDPAIAAAIAKEVRREKKQIELIASENIVSKAVLEAQGSVFTNKYAEGYPGKRYYQGCAPSDEVESLAIERACKLFGVGFANVQPHSGAQANGAVLLALIKPGDTILGMSLDAGGHLTHGARAAMSGKWFNAIQYGVTPDTHLIDYDEVRRLALEHKPKLIFAGGSAYPRHIDFAKFREIADEVGAYLHVDMAHFAGLVAAGVHPSPFPHAHVATTTTHKTLRGPRGGMILTDDEALAKKFNSAVFPGMQGGPLMHVIAAKAVAFGEALTPEFKSYSRAVIDNAKALASRLKERGADLVAGGTDTHLALVDLRPLGVTGKDADEALERAGITCNKNGIPFDPLPPTKTSGIRVGSPAGTTRGFGVAEFREIGDMIADVLDGLRAKGEHGDPEVEAAVRLRVEALCDRFPIYPEL from the coding sequence ATGTCGACCAATCCCGCGCTCACCGAAATCCGATCCTCCGGCTTTTTCAGCGAAGGTCTGGCCGTGACCGATCCTGCAATCGCCGCAGCGATCGCCAAGGAAGTCCGCCGCGAAAAGAAGCAGATTGAGCTGATCGCTTCAGAGAACATCGTCTCCAAGGCGGTGCTCGAGGCGCAGGGTTCGGTCTTCACCAACAAATATGCCGAAGGCTATCCCGGCAAGCGCTATTATCAGGGTTGCGCCCCCTCGGACGAGGTCGAGAGCCTGGCGATCGAGCGCGCGTGCAAGCTTTTCGGCGTGGGCTTTGCCAATGTGCAGCCGCATTCGGGCGCGCAGGCCAATGGCGCGGTGCTGCTGGCGCTGATCAAGCCCGGCGATACCATCCTGGGCATGTCGCTCGACGCGGGCGGTCACCTGACGCACGGCGCGCGCGCTGCGATGTCGGGTAAGTGGTTCAACGCGATTCAATATGGTGTGACCCCCGACACGCACCTGATCGACTATGACGAGGTCCGCCGTCTGGCGCTGGAGCACAAGCCCAAGCTCATCTTCGCGGGCGGCTCGGCCTATCCGCGCCATATCGATTTCGCCAAGTTCCGCGAGATCGCCGATGAGGTCGGCGCCTATCTGCATGTCGACATGGCGCATTTCGCAGGCCTGGTCGCCGCCGGCGTCCACCCCTCGCCCTTCCCGCACGCGCATGTCGCCACCACCACCACGCACAAGACGCTGCGCGGTCCGCGCGGCGGCATGATCCTGACCGATGACGAGGCGCTGGCTAAGAAGTTCAACTCCGCCGTGTTCCCCGGCATGCAGGGCGGCCCGCTGATGCACGTGATCGCGGCCAAGGCGGTGGCGTTCGGCGAGGCGCTGACGCCCGAGTTCAAGAGCTATTCGCGTGCTGTGATCGACAATGCCAAGGCCCTGGCCAGCCGCCTCAAGGAGCGCGGCGCCGATCTGGTCGCAGGCGGCACCGACACGCACCTCGCCCTGGTCGACCTGCGGCCGCTGGGCGTGACCGGCAAGGACGCTGACGAGGCGCTGGAGCGTGCGGGCATCACCTGCAACAAGAACGGCATCCCCTTCGATCCGCTGCCGCCGACCAAGACCAGCGGCATCCGCGTCGGCTCGCCCGCCGGCACAACCCGCGGCTTCGGCGTCGCCGAGTTCCGCGAAATCGGCGACATGATTGCCGATGTGCTCGATGGCCTGCGTGCCAAGGGCGAACATGGCGATCCCGAGGTCGAGGCTGCCGTGCGTCTGCGCGTCGAAGCCCTGTGCGACCGCTTCCCGATCTATCCGGAGCTTTGA
- a CDS encoding chorismate mutase yields the protein MSDTIKSPEDCMSMIDVRAGVDALDRELVELLATRFGYMRAAARIKPERGMVRDEARKAQVIAQAKAAAFELGVPVGLVADFWERLVEASIAYEGEHWELLRR from the coding sequence ATGTCAGACACGATCAAATCGCCCGAAGACTGCATGAGCATGATCGACGTGCGCGCAGGCGTTGATGCGCTCGACCGAGAGCTGGTCGAACTGCTCGCCACGCGCTTCGGCTATATGCGCGCCGCCGCCCGGATCAAGCCCGAGCGGGGCATGGTTCGTGACGAGGCGCGCAAGGCGCAAGTCATCGCCCAGGCCAAGGCAGCAGCATTCGAACTGGGCGTGCCCGTGGGGCTGGTGGCGGACTTCTGGGAGCGGCTGGTCGAAGCCTCTATCGCCTATGAAGGTGAACATTGGGAATTGCTGCGGCGCTAG
- a CDS encoding sensor histidine kinase has protein sequence MRRTDRAQLPFLAPMARLSIGTRLFLILAIALLPLALGSVIANRSLADTANEERNRLLQKNVDDAALRLNAAIENDMAILSAAASQIALGEDPAKICLNLREQLGSQQTRFAALLYAANSGPPACQIGAVPRTLRDVGSNATAPAVTLAMPAKGAIFATRGRVSVARAVAFYSADSLFALADPVDDVPLSQFELRNPDDVLPLTAIPPNWQRRLNALMTAQTTISGVNLDLRYVRPKQSPPEFLAQIIPFITLLAAAIIGWLVVNVMLIRPLTLLQRKVRQYEIGEQMAPMDKTAFNASEIEELDQGFVALAQKVAVDREALDEGLKQQVMLTREVHHRVKNNLQIIASLINLHARTADSDPAKLAYGKIQRRVDALAVVHRNHFAGNERNEGINLRALVGELAGSFEHADNAHGGDGPDIMIDIDNVHVSQDVGVPIAFLLTEILELIHLTRPEAPIRISAVRKSDDPAKIVLRVASPALGPNAALEAMLADGIDRVMTGLARQLRAPLERDTAFECIAIAVPVFVPAKA, from the coding sequence ATGCGCAGGACAGACCGGGCGCAGCTACCCTTTCTTGCGCCGATGGCGCGCCTTTCCATCGGCACCAGACTGTTCCTGATCCTGGCGATCGCGCTTCTGCCGCTCGCTCTGGGATCGGTCATCGCCAATCGTAGCCTGGCCGATACCGCGAACGAGGAACGCAACCGGCTTCTCCAGAAGAATGTCGATGATGCCGCGCTGCGCCTGAATGCGGCGATCGAGAATGACATGGCGATCCTCAGTGCCGCCGCGTCGCAGATTGCGCTGGGCGAAGACCCCGCCAAGATCTGCCTCAACCTGCGCGAGCAGCTGGGCAGCCAGCAAACCCGCTTTGCCGCCCTGCTCTATGCCGCAAACAGCGGCCCGCCTGCCTGTCAGATCGGTGCCGTACCGCGCACGCTGCGCGATGTGGGATCGAATGCGACGGCGCCTGCGGTGACCCTCGCCATGCCTGCCAAGGGCGCGATCTTCGCCACCCGTGGCCGCGTATCGGTGGCACGGGCGGTAGCCTTCTATTCTGCCGACAGCCTGTTCGCCCTGGCCGACCCGGTGGACGATGTGCCGCTGTCGCAGTTCGAACTGCGCAATCCGGACGATGTGCTGCCGCTGACCGCCATTCCGCCCAATTGGCAGCGCAGGCTGAACGCGCTGATGACCGCGCAGACGACGATTTCGGGCGTGAACCTCGATCTGCGCTATGTCCGCCCCAAACAGTCGCCGCCCGAATTCCTGGCCCAGATCATTCCGTTCATCACGCTGCTGGCGGCCGCGATCATCGGCTGGCTGGTGGTCAATGTCATGCTCATCCGCCCCCTCACCCTGCTCCAGCGCAAGGTCCGCCAGTATGAGATCGGCGAACAGATGGCGCCGATGGACAAGACCGCGTTCAACGCCAGCGAGATCGAGGAGCTCGATCAGGGCTTTGTCGCACTGGCCCAGAAGGTGGCGGTCGACCGCGAGGCGCTGGACGAAGGACTGAAGCAGCAGGTGATGCTCACCCGCGAGGTGCATCACCGGGTCAAGAACAACCTGCAGATCATCGCCAGCCTGATCAACCTGCACGCGCGCACGGCGGATTCCGACCCGGCCAAGCTCGCCTATGGCAAGATCCAGCGCCGCGTCGATGCGCTCGCGGTGGTCCATCGCAACCATTTTGCCGGGAACGAGCGCAACGAAGGGATCAACCTGCGCGCGCTGGTCGGCGAACTGGCGGGCAGCTTCGAGCATGCCGATAACGCGCATGGCGGCGATGGCCCCGATATCATGATCGATATCGACAATGTCCATGTCAGCCAGGATGTCGGCGTACCGATCGCGTTCCTGCTTACCGAAATTCTCGAACTGATCCACCTGACCCGGCCCGAAGCGCCGATCCGCATCTCGGCCGTGCGCAAGAGCGATGATCCGGCCAAGATCGTGCTGCGCGTCGCCTCGCCCGCTCTCGGGCCGAACGCCGCGCTGGAGGCGATGCTGGCTGATGGCATCGACCGGGTGATGACCGGCCTGGCGCGCCAGCTGCGCGCCCCGCTGGAGCGCGACACGGCATTCGAATGCATCGCGATTGCCGTGCCGGTGTTCGTTCCCGCCAAGGCTTAG
- a CDS encoding response regulator: MSLGQTLAPHLPLLRRYSRALAGDQHHGDAYVKATLQAIIAAPDQFPSDVDARLGLYRVFQVIWGSTHDERHESDSFDAYPDADDDSRRLLAEQRLRRIPPLSRQALLLTAMEGFSNADTAYLMGLDDRTVSGLVSEALSEIDSQIKARVLIIEDEPIIAMDIETIVRDLGHDVTGIAVTRDEAVEQARRDKPGLVLADIQLADDSSGIDAVSDILREIDVPVIFITAFPERLLTGERPEPAFLITKPFHRNTVRAAISQALFFFDPETV; encoded by the coding sequence ATGTCCCTGGGCCAGACGCTCGCTCCCCATCTTCCCCTTTTGCGGCGATACAGCCGGGCGCTTGCCGGCGATCAGCATCACGGCGATGCCTATGTGAAGGCGACGCTTCAGGCGATCATCGCCGCCCCGGATCAGTTCCCGAGCGATGTCGATGCGCGGCTTGGCCTGTACCGCGTTTTCCAGGTGATCTGGGGATCGACGCATGACGAGCGGCACGAGTCCGACAGTTTCGACGCCTATCCCGATGCCGACGACGATTCGCGCCGCCTGCTCGCCGAACAGCGCCTGCGCCGCATTCCGCCGCTGTCGCGCCAGGCGCTGCTGCTGACCGCAATGGAAGGCTTTTCGAACGCCGATACCGCCTATCTGATGGGCCTGGATGACCGCACCGTCTCTGGCCTGGTGAGCGAGGCGCTGAGCGAGATCGACAGCCAGATCAAGGCGCGCGTGCTGATCATCGAGGACGAACCGATCATCGCGATGGATATCGAGACGATCGTGCGCGACCTGGGCCATGACGTGACCGGCATCGCGGTGACCCGCGACGAGGCGGTCGAACAGGCGCGCCGCGACAAGCCCGGCCTGGTCCTTGCTGACATCCAGCTGGCAGACGACAGCTCGGGTATCGATGCGGTGTCCGATATCCTGCGCGAAATCGACGTGCCGGTCATCTTCATCACCGCCTTCCCCGAGCGCCTGCTCACCGGCGAGCGCCCGGAACCGGCGTTCCTGATCACCAAGCCCTTCCACCGCAACACGGTGCGCGCCGCGATCAGCCAGGCGCTGTTCTTCTTCGATCCCGAAACGGTGTAA